From a single Microcoleus sp. FACHB-672 genomic region:
- the dapB gene encoding 4-hydroxy-tetrahydrodipicolinate reductase, whose product MSSNSPIPVVVNGAAGKMGREVIKAVAEAPDMTLLGAIDRNPEYFGQDAGELAGIEPLEVPITNDLESMLAFAAQQKEIGVMVDFTHPKTVYDNVRSAIAYGVKPVVGTTGLSPEKLQDLTEFADKASTGCLIIPNFSIGMVLLQQAAVQASQYFDHVEIIELHHNQKADAPSGTAIQTAQLLAELGKTFNPPQVEESEKLAGARGSTADEGIRIHSIRLPGLIAHQEVIFGAAGQVYTLRHDTSDRACYMPGVLLAIRKVLQLKSLVYGLEKIL is encoded by the coding sequence ATGAGCAGTAATTCCCCCATCCCTGTTGTTGTCAATGGTGCCGCCGGCAAAATGGGCCGCGAAGTGATCAAGGCAGTTGCTGAAGCGCCGGATATGACGTTGCTGGGCGCAATTGACCGAAATCCAGAATACTTCGGTCAAGATGCCGGTGAATTGGCCGGTATTGAACCCTTAGAAGTTCCCATCACCAACGATCTCGAATCGATGCTAGCTTTTGCCGCCCAGCAAAAAGAGATTGGCGTCATGGTAGATTTTACCCACCCGAAAACGGTGTATGATAACGTCCGCTCTGCGATCGCTTATGGCGTCAAGCCCGTGGTTGGCACCACCGGCTTAAGTCCAGAAAAACTGCAAGACCTCACTGAATTTGCCGATAAAGCCAGCACCGGCTGCCTGATTATCCCGAATTTCTCCATCGGCATGGTTTTGCTGCAACAAGCTGCCGTTCAGGCATCCCAGTATTTTGACCATGTAGAAATTATCGAACTACACCACAACCAAAAAGCCGACGCCCCCAGTGGCACAGCGATTCAAACCGCCCAATTACTCGCAGAATTAGGTAAAACGTTCAACCCGCCCCAAGTAGAGGAAAGCGAAAAACTTGCCGGTGCCAGAGGCAGTACCGCAGACGAAGGCATCCGCATCCACAGCATCCGCCTCCCTGGTTTAATTGCTCACCAAGAGGTGATTTTCGGGGCTGCCGGTCAAGTTTACACCCTGCGTCACGACACCAGCGATCGCGCTTGCTATATGCCCGGTGTCTTACTCGCCATTCGCAAAGTCCTCCAGCTCAAATCCCTCGTTTATGGTTTAGAAAAGATCCTTTAA